The Streptomyces avermitilis MA-4680 = NBRC 14893 genome contains a region encoding:
- a CDS encoding DUF6233 domain-containing protein, producing MLPADPLLGTDQQEVVARLWKRQQTETGWAYLVGLPSYRDREDGDVEAAAYRVWVRAPDHVRPVDGVDYDQVVTEKLERSPQSAVREVLGERRPSGWVLAKLRDGRGPARSVLHAPDCEEAPAGAPLLDMDRALDSAEHPGTRLCTLCGAAQELTPLLRGFDHITDSAPDDS from the coding sequence ATGCTGCCCGCCGATCCCCTGCTCGGCACCGATCAGCAGGAAGTCGTGGCGCGGCTGTGGAAGCGGCAGCAAACCGAGACGGGATGGGCCTACCTCGTGGGGCTGCCGTCCTACCGAGATCGCGAGGACGGCGATGTGGAGGCGGCGGCGTACCGGGTATGGGTGCGCGCTCCCGACCACGTCCGGCCGGTCGACGGCGTCGACTACGACCAGGTCGTCACCGAGAAGCTGGAACGGTCACCGCAGTCGGCGGTCCGTGAGGTCCTCGGGGAGCGCCGGCCTTCGGGGTGGGTGCTTGCGAAGCTGCGCGACGGCCGCGGCCCGGCCCGCTCCGTCCTGCACGCACCGGACTGCGAGGAAGCACCGGCGGGGGCGCCGCTGCTCGATATGGACCGCGCACTGGACTCGGCAGAACACCCGGGCACCCGGCTGTGCACGCTGTGCGGAGCCGCGCAGGAGCTGACACCTCTGCTGCGCGGCTTCGACCACATCACCGACTCCGCCCCCGACGACTCCTGA